CAATGGGTTCGCAAGGCGGGCCTGGCTAGTCACGGCTACACCGGCGGCGGCATGAGCGCGCACCCATGCAAGGACGAGTACCTGGAGCTGCGGAGCAGCGGGCTCTCGCGCCGCGAAGCGGTGGGACGAGTCGGAATCAGCCCGAACACGGGATACCTCTGGGACAGTCGAACGGGCGACGCATTTATCCAGATGGTCGCGTGGTCGATTACAAAGACAGGGTGCCTGTCGTTGTTGATCCTGTTCAGCGGGCGTCGATGCGTTCGCTCGAAGCCGCACTCCACCCACGATTCCTCTCCCTGCAGGAGCGTGAGCTGATCCGGGACCTGACCAGGGCCGGCCTTTCGTTGTGTCGGGTCGCGGCCAAGCTTGGTCGCTCGGTGTCGACGATCAGTCGAGAGATTCGCCGGAATCAGCTTCCTGGAGAGGGCGGCTACCATCCATACGTGGCGCATCGGAAAGCGGCCAGCCGCCGACCGCGACCGAAAGCCACGAGGCTGGTCCGCAATCCGCAGCTGCGCAGTTACGTTCAACGGAAGCTGACGCTACGTTGGTCGCCGGAGCAGATCAGCCGGTCGCTGATCCGCGAGTTCCCCGGCGATGCGGAGATGCGCGTGGCGCACGAGACGATCTATCAAGCCTTCTACGTGCAGGGCCGTGGACAACTCCGCCGCGAGCTCACGATGGTGCTGCGGACCGGCCGGGCCAAGCGGAAACCGCATCGTTCTGGCGCCGCTCGCAGACATCGTTTCGCGGATCCGATGGTAATGATCTCCGACCGTCCCGCCGAAATCGAGGACCGCGCCGTTCCCGGACATTGGGAAGGCGACCTCATCATCGGCGGACACCGCAACAGCGCCATCGGCACCCTCGTGGAACGCTCCACCCGGTTCGTGATGCTGATCCATCTCCCCATCGATCGCACCGCAGAATCCGTCCGGGACGGACTGATCAGCGCCGTCAAGACACTCCCACGCGAACTCCGTCGCTCGATCACCTGGGACCAGGGCTCGGAAATGGCAGCTCACAAGTCGTTCACGATAGCCACCGACATCCCGGTCTACTTCTGCGACCCCGCGAGTCCCTGGCAACGCGGCAGCAACGAGAACACCAACGGACTCCTTCGCCAATACTTCCCCAAGGGAAAGGGAACAGACCTCGCCCGATTCACCGCAACCGACCTGACGAACGTCGCCCACGAGCTCAACACCCGCCCACGCAAAACGCTCGGCTGGGAAACCCCAGCCGAACGCCTCGCTAAACTACTCGCCAGCTAATCGTCGTGTTGCAACAACCACTGGAATCCGCCCAGGCGCTCGAGCTCTGCAACTCTTATGTCCGGCTCCACGCCGCTCCCGGGGAGTCCTTCGAGCTGTTCGTCGAAGCGGCGGCCAACCCGGATGTCGGCTCCGACTGGTCCTTCCGGCCCACTCTGGTCGGCCGCAAGTCCACCGCGGCGCAGGAGCCGATCTACACGCTCCGGCGAGTGGATGTCGTGCATCGCGACCGCGAGGTGTGGGAGCTGGTGCAGGACGTCTCCACGGTGCAGGAGCTCGACGCGGTTCTCCCCGAGACTTCTCCGCGCCGGGCGGCTCTGTTCGCTGCGCTGGAGGATGCGGTGGAGGCCGTCGATCCGTTCGCGGTCGCGAGCACCGCATCCCGTGGCCGCGCGTCGCTCGCCGGGGTGCTGGCCTCGCCCGCGGCGGCGACCGCCCACAGGGTGTTCGCCGTCGGGCACGCCCACATCGACTCGGCGTGGCTGTGGCCGGTGCGCGAGACGATCCGCAAGTGTGCGCGGACGTTCTCGAATGTGCTCGACCTGATGGACCAGGACCCGGACTTCGTGTTCGCCTGCTCGTCCGCCCAGCAGTTCGAGTGGATGCAGCGGTTCTACCCCGAGCTCTTCGAGCGCATCCGCCGCCGCGTCGCCGAGGGCCGGTTCGTCCCCGTGGGCGGCATGTGGGTGGAGTCGGACACGAACCTCCCCGGTTCGGAGGCGATGGCCCGTCGTGGAGGGCAAGCGCTTCTTTCAGGAGCAGCTCGGCGTGGAGCCGCTGGAGGTCTGGCTGCCCGACTCGTTCGGCTACTCGGGCGCGTTGCCGCAGATCGCGCGCGCGGCCGGGATGCAGAGCTTCCTCACGCAGAAGATCTCGTGGAATGAGGTGAACAAGTTCCCGCACCACACCTTCCAGTGGGAGGGCATCGACGGGATCCGGATCTTCACGCACTTCCCGCCGGTGGACACCTACAACTCCATTCTCTCGGGCGCGGAGCTGGCGCACGCCGAGCGGAACTTCGCGGACAAGGGCCGCGCGAACACGTCGCTGGTCCCCTTCGGCTTCGGTGACGGTGGCGGCGGGCCGACCCGCGAGATGGTCGCGGCTGCGAAACGCGCCGCCGACCTTGAGGGTTCGCCGCGCGTCCGGGTGGCCTCGCCGGCCGACTTCTTCGCGGCTGCGCGCGCCGAGTTCGATCCAGCGCCGGTGTGGGCAGGTGAGCTGTACCTTGAGTTCCACCGTGGGACGTACACCTCGCAGGTGCGCACCAAACAGGGCAACCGGCGAAGCGAGGCGCTGCTGCACGAAGCCGAACTGTGGGCGGCGACGGCCGCGGTCCGGACCGGGGTCGAGTACCCGGCTGAGGAACTCCGGGAGGCGTGGCGGACGGTGCTGTTGCAGCAGTTCCACGACATCCTGCCCGGTTCGTCGATCGGCTGGGTTCACGATCAGGCTGTCGAGAACTACGCGCTGGTCGCACGGTCGCTGGAGGGGATCATCGACCGCTCGCTCTCGGCGCTGGGCGGCGGATTCCGGCTGATCAACGACCGCATCGCGGTGACGGTGGACGCCGACGGCCTCATCCCCTCGATCGTGGATGCGGCGACCGGCCGCGAGGTCCTGCCACCCGGGTCGCGCGCCAATCTGCTCCAGCTCTTCCGGGACACCCCCGTCCAGTGGGACGACTGGGATGTCGATATCGACTATCGCCTCTCCGGCGAGGACCTCACGGTGCTGGAGTCGATGGAGGTCGCCGCCCATTTCCGGGTCTTCTCTGGCGCGAGGGACGGGGATATCACCGAAGCGGAGTATGCCGAGGCAGAACGGCTCGTGCGGGAGAAATTCGGCACCGACGAGTGGCTCTATCGCGTGCCTTGATGCGGGTGCCGTCAATTCGTGAATCCGCTGTGAACCTGCCGAGACCTGCAGGGAATCTCCGTTATCCTTGATGAGTGGATTTCTGGGTCCTGATCGCGGTCGGAGCGATCGTGGCTGCAATCGTCGTGGCCGTGAAGCTGGGTTTCATCGACCTCTCGGACAAGTCCCGCCGTGGCTCGGGGACTATCAGCGGTGCGGTTGGCGGCTCGTTCGACGAGATCTTCGCACCGGCTCGGCACGAGGCCCAGCAGGAGCTGGACCGGCACTCGCTGCTGCCTGCGCCGGCGCCGCTTGCCGGTGGCGAGGGGGGCACAGGCCTCTGGGAGGGCGGCAAGATCCGCCTCGACCTCGGTGCGGCCGGCCGCGGTCAGCGCGCCGAGGGCCGCACGCCCGGCGACTCGGGGCGCGCCCGCCTCCCCCCATCGCGGCGGTACACCCGGGGCTAGGGTGTACCCGGCTACCACCAACCTGACGGCCGGGCCTGGCTAGGTGTGATGTCCAGGGAGGTTGTTGTCGATTCTGCTAATGGGTGGGGCTCTGATGGCGGAGTGGTGCTGGTGATGATTGTAGAAGTGGGGCCAGCCGGGGAGTGCTTCTCGTCGTTCGGCCTCTGAACCATAGAACCGGGCGTAGGCCCAGCCGTCGGCGAGTGTGCGGTGGAAGCGTTCGATCTTCCCGTTGGTCTGTGGTCGGTATGGTCGGGTCTTCTTCGCCCTGATCCCGAGCTCTGTGCAGGCGTCTCGCCAGGCGTAGGACTTGTAGGCGGAGCCGTTGTCCGAGAGGACGAGTTCGACGCTGACATCCCGGTCGGCGAACCAGGCGACAGCACGCCGCAGGACACCGATCGCGGTGTCCGCCTTCTCGTCGGAGCAGATCTCGGCGTAGGCGACGCGGGAGTGGTCGTCGATGATCGTGTCCCACTCGACCGGAACGCCGTGACACCCGGAGGATGCCCCAGCCGAGCGCCACGGACACCTGCCACGGCGTCGCGAGCGTGATGCCCCAGGCTCCGGCGTCCAGCTGGCGCTGCCAGAGCTCGCGGTTCATCGTGGTCTTGCCGTGCGGCGCGATGCCGACACTCAGCGGCCTCGCGGCACCAGGCCGCCATCGTCGTGAGATTGTGGGCGACCGCCGCTTCGCTGAGAGTGACCAGCGGAGTCGGGAATCCGGCGAGCGGCGGCCGACGCTCGCCGAGGGCGGCGACATCGACGGCGGCGTAGCCGAGCGGGGCGGCTTTGTACTCCTCCACACTGTTCCTTCGGTGTGTTGCGCATGTTGCAATGCTCGTTGCATATAGTGTTCCCTCCTGTATAGCATGATTCCGTACGAATCGCGAAAGGGGAGCCGGTATGGAGGCGACCGCCGAACAGCCGAGAGCCGGAGTGCCAAGAACGGGACTTCTGGCGACCATCGGCGAAGCGATGGTCGTGCTGTACCCGGAGGACCGCCGCCCGCTGGCCGAAGCGCACACTTACGCCTCCGCTGTGGGCGGAGCAGAGTACAACGTGGCGACCAGCCTCGCCCGCCTCGGTCTGCCGACCGCTTGGATCTCACGGCTCGGAGCGGACGGTCTGGGCGACCGCATCCTCAAGACCGCCAACGAGGCGGGGGTCGACACCTCCGCCGTGGAACGCGACGA
Above is a genomic segment from Leifsonia xyli subsp. xyli str. CTCB07 containing:
- a CDS encoding transposase, producing the protein MSRLRRSAGKRKYTQAEREAFFVIFKESRSTTIAARELGFNPATCAQWVRKAGLASHGYTGGGMSAHPCKDEYLELRSSGLSRREAVGRVGISPNTGYLWDSRTGDAFIQMVAWSITKTGCLSLLILFSGRRCVRSKPHSTHDSSPCRSVS
- a CDS encoding IS30 family transposase; translation: MRSLEAALHPRFLSLQERELIRDLTRAGLSLCRVAAKLGRSVSTISREIRRNQLPGEGGYHPYVAHRKAASRRPRPKATRLVRNPQLRSYVQRKLTLRWSPEQISRSLIREFPGDAEMRVAHETIYQAFYVQGRGQLRRELTMVLRTGRAKRKPHRSGAARRHRFADPMVMISDRPAEIEDRAVPGHWEGDLIIGGHRNSAIGTLVERSTRFVMLIHLPIDRTAESVRDGLISAVKTLPRELRRSITWDQGSEMAAHKSFTIATDIPVYFCDPASPWQRGSNENTNGLLRQYFPKGKGTDLARFTATDLTNVAHELNTRPRKTLGWETPAERLAKLLAS